From Clostridia bacterium:
AACTACTGCATCCGCTTTTCCCAAACTAAAGCTATGTCCTACTGTACCAGAAGAAGTACAAACACCCAGTGGTGTCTCGGCAGGCTCAATTTCCAAACCAATACATCCGGAAAAAGGAGAAGTTCCTGCATAAATACTTATTTTCCGCCGCTGCTTAGTTTTTAACCATAAATCTCCACCATTTTCCACTAGCACCTCAGACGAAAACTGTGCTAAATATGCACCTACTTTCTCCGCAAAAAAACCGGCTACAGCCGCCATGGGACCTACATTAGCTAATTGTGCTGCTTCAGACATAACAGACACACTTTCCGGTGCTGCTTTTTCAATAGTCCAAGGCCGCAGGGTGGTTAAAAAAGCCGGATATTTTTGTAAATAAGCTTCCAATATTGCTCGTTCATTTTTTAAAAAGGACTTAATTTTTCCCGGCAGCTCCGGAGTATATTTTTCTCGTGGTATGGCTAGATCCAAATCTGTTTCTTGAACCACTACCCGAAAATGATATAGATCTTTTTGGCGATACCAACTGCGGTAATGACGCGGTTCATAAATCACCTAAATCTTAACCTCCATGGCATGAACCGGACAAATTTTAACACACATTAAACAAACAATACACGCCTCCCCATTAAATTTAATCTCCATAGAAGGTCGTTCAACATATAGAGCCTCAGTAGGACAG
This genomic window contains:
- a CDS encoding UPF0280 family protein, with the protein product MIYEPRHYRSWYRQKDLYHFRVVVQETDLDLAIPREKYTPELPGKIKSFLKNERAILEAYLQKYPAFLTTLRPWTIEKAAPESVSVMSEAAQLANVGPMAAVAGFFAEKVGAYLAQFSSEVLVENGGDLWLKTKQRRKISIYAGTSPFSGCIGLEIEPAETPLGVCTSSGTVGHSFSLGKADAVVILATKAVLADAVATAACNRVQASKDLAVAVKWALTIPGIRGAVAILGEEMAVQGEIKLIPLG